The Fulvivirga maritima genome segment GTAACTATAGTGAGTGGGATTAAAATTGGTAAAGGCGCCAGGATAGGAGCAGGATCTGTAGTAATTGCAGATGTAGAAGCAGGTAAAACTGTTTTCGGTAATCCGGCTCAGGTAGTAGAGAGATAGTTGTTCTATTAGTTGGTTGAGGTTATTTAATGCTATTTTTTTTGTTATACCGGTAATTACGTATATTTTCCGGTACCTAAGCCTGAAATAAATTATGGTGAAAATTCCTGAATCAGAACTAATCCTCAATAAGGATAAGAGCATCTATCACTTAAACTTATTGCCTAAGCATATCTCTGATACCATTATTACGGTAGGAGACCCCAGCAGAGTTTTTATGGTGAGTAAATACTTCGATGACGTCGATTTTGAGATGAATCGTAGAGAGTTTATTACTCATGTAGGTACTTATAAAGGCAAGAAGATAACGGTTATCAGTACCGGAATGGGTACTGATAATATCGAAATCTTTTTTACTGAGTTGGACGCTCTCGCTAATATTGATTTTAGAAAGCGAGAGGAAAAGGCTAAGAAGAAGAAACTTAAGATTATAAGAATAGGTACTTCTGGAGCCCTGCAGGATATCCCTTTGGGTTCTCATTTGCTATCAGATTATGCCGTGGGTTTAGATACCCTTATGTGTTTCTACAATCTGCCTCAAGATGATTTGGAAAATGAAATAGGCAAAAAGCTTCAGGAGCAGATTCAGTTGCCTTTTCAGCCCTATGTGGTGCGAGGATCTCAGGAACTAAAAGAGCAGATCCGGGGAGATGATATGCTGATTGGCAATACCGTTACTTGTCCCGGCTTCTACGGCCCACAGGGAAGAAAGATCAGACTTGAGCTCAAGAACCCCAGGCTGATGGAGGCGCTCAATTATTTTCATCATAATGATATGTGGCTCACCAATTTTGAAATGGAAACGGCAGGGTATTACTCTATGGCAAGGTTGCTGGGCCATGAGGTGCTTAGTGCTAATGCCATTATAGCCAACAGAGTGAAGAATGAATTTGCTAAAAACTCCACTGAAATTATTGACTCTCTAATTAAAAAAGTACTAGACAGATTATAATTAAAGGCCTTTGTGTTTAATAGACCTCTATAATGATCATTCTCTTAGAGAAGTAGTATTCCCTGTCTCCGTTCACTCATGGTTAAAGAAAAAATTGACGTAGATTTACGGTTGACAAGAGAAACAGAATGGATGATTACGATATAATTACCCTCGATAACGGTATCAGGGTAATACATAAGCAGGTGTCTAATACTAAAATTGTGCATTGTGGTTTCATGCTGGATATTGGCAGTAGAGATGAAACCTCAGAAAATCAAGGAATAGCACACTTTTGGGAACACATGGCCTTCAAAGGCACACAAAAAAGAAAGGCTTTTCATATTCTTAATAGGATAGATTCTGTAGGAGGTGAGCTTAATGCTTATACAACCAAAGAAAAAATAGCTTTTTATGCCTCTGTGCTGGATAGCTATTTTGAAAAGGCCGTTGAGCTGCTGGCGGACATCACCTTCGATTCCATTTTTCCTGAAAAGCAGATTGAAAAGGAGAGAAATGTAATACTGGAAGAAATGGCCATGTATTATGATAGCCCTGAAGATGCAATTCAAGATGATTTTGATACCCTTGTCTACGGTGATCATCCGCTGGGCATGAATATTTTAGGTACTGCTGAAAGTGTTAAGTCATTTACAAGACAAGATTTCAA includes the following:
- a CDS encoding nucleoside phosphorylase translates to MVKIPESELILNKDKSIYHLNLLPKHISDTIITVGDPSRVFMVSKYFDDVDFEMNRREFITHVGTYKGKKITVISTGMGTDNIEIFFTELDALANIDFRKREEKAKKKKLKIIRIGTSGALQDIPLGSHLLSDYAVGLDTLMCFYNLPQDDLENEIGKKLQEQIQLPFQPYVVRGSQELKEQIRGDDMLIGNTVTCPGFYGPQGRKIRLELKNPRLMEALNYFHHNDMWLTNFEMETAGYYSMARLLGHEVLSANAIIANRVKNEFAKNSTEIIDSLIKKVLDRL